Proteins encoded by one window of Synechococcus sp. WH 7805:
- a CDS encoding lipopolysaccharide assembly protein LapA domain-containing protein: protein MRQINFSLIFIFGLSTVFFTLENTTSTTVHVLPGIQYSLPLAALLLIASGFGAAAAWLFATWSGMLNNVEKFSQASEFDAQKIRIHELETDLNRYRATVETQLGLLPSASTQDPGSEESQN from the coding sequence ATGCGCCAGATCAATTTCAGTTTGATTTTCATCTTCGGACTGAGCACCGTGTTTTTCACTCTGGAGAACACCACCTCCACCACAGTGCATGTTCTGCCAGGCATTCAGTACTCGCTGCCTCTTGCCGCTCTGCTGCTGATTGCCTCTGGCTTCGGAGCTGCAGCAGCCTGGTTGTTCGCCACCTGGAGCGGCATGCTGAACAACGTTGAGAAGTTCAGCCAAGCCAGTGAGTTTGATGCCCAGAAGATACGAATTCATGAACTTGAGACAGATCTGAACCGCTACCGAGCCACGGTCGAGACTCAGCTGGGGCTTCTTCCTTCGGCAAGCACGCAAGACCCCGGCTCTGAAGAATCTCAGAACTAA
- a CDS encoding segregation/condensation protein A: MTDAGLNQSADAGARLAIRLLQDAAQRGDLDPWDVDVIAVVDGFLDQLKQRIDVPRRMAEAMASRGGSYERDLADSSEAFLAASVLVSLKAEVLEAQTFPPAPVFEEAFEADCADQGWLDPSFDLPRRPEKHLKRRPVAPPPLRRAVTLGELIEQLESIAEQIESDELDMRRRQRQKRYSNREAIAQVAALAHREKLPETTAALGLYLKNWEQALQWVNFETLVEHWSDAAAPDLDKDRVGVFWALLFLSSQGQVELEQFGVLHGPIQLRRVLEPGQIAQLPLTSLDVPAVPPAKAAMAA, from the coding sequence GTGACAGACGCCGGGCTGAATCAGAGTGCTGATGCCGGCGCCAGACTTGCCATTCGTCTGCTTCAGGACGCCGCTCAACGCGGTGACTTGGACCCATGGGACGTGGATGTCATTGCCGTGGTCGACGGATTTCTCGACCAGCTGAAACAGAGAATCGATGTTCCTAGACGCATGGCAGAAGCCATGGCCAGTCGAGGGGGCAGCTACGAACGCGATCTGGCCGACAGCAGCGAAGCCTTCCTGGCTGCGTCGGTCTTGGTGAGTCTCAAGGCGGAAGTGTTGGAAGCCCAGACCTTCCCACCTGCACCGGTGTTTGAAGAGGCTTTTGAAGCCGATTGCGCAGATCAGGGCTGGCTGGATCCAAGCTTCGACCTGCCGCGAAGACCTGAGAAGCACCTGAAGCGGCGGCCAGTGGCGCCACCGCCTTTGCGGCGAGCGGTCACCCTCGGTGAACTGATTGAACAGCTGGAGTCAATCGCTGAGCAGATTGAATCGGATGAGCTGGACATGCGTCGTCGACAGCGGCAAAAGCGTTACTCCAATCGTGAGGCGATTGCCCAGGTCGCGGCACTGGCCCATCGTGAGAAGTTGCCAGAGACAACCGCAGCACTCGGCCTGTACCTGAAAAATTGGGAACAAGCTCTCCAGTGGGTCAACTTCGAAACCCTCGTAGAGCACTGGAGTGATGCCGCTGCCCCGGATCTCGACAAGGATCGCGTGGGTGTGTTTTGGGCTCTTCTGTTCCTCTCGTCACAGGGTCAGGTTGAGCTTGAACAGTTCGGCGTTCTGCATGGACCGATTCAACTCAGACGCGTGCTGGAACCCGGACAGATAGCGCAACTACCCCTGACCAGCCTTGACGTGCCAGCTGTTCCGCCGGCCAAAGCGGCGATGGCCGCTTAA
- a CDS encoding nucleotidyltransferase family protein has protein sequence MKAMILAAGRGTRVQPITHVIPKPMIPILQKPVMEFLLELLKEHGFKEVMVNVSHLAEEIENYFRDGQRFGVEIAYSFEGRIEEGELIGDALGSAGGLKKIQDFQRFFDDTFVVLCGDALIDLDLSEAVRRHREKGA, from the coding sequence ATGAAGGCGATGATCCTGGCCGCGGGAAGAGGAACGAGGGTTCAGCCGATCACCCACGTGATCCCCAAACCCATGATTCCGATCCTGCAAAAGCCGGTGATGGAATTCCTGCTTGAACTGCTCAAAGAGCATGGGTTCAAGGAAGTGATGGTCAATGTGTCTCACCTCGCCGAAGAGATCGAGAACTACTTCCGAGATGGACAACGCTTCGGTGTTGAAATCGCTTACAGCTTTGAGGGGAGAATCGAAGAAGGAGAGTTGATTGGTGACGCCCTCGGTTCGGCTGGTGGCCTTAAAAAAATTCAGGATTTCCAGAGATTTTTCGACGACACTTTTGTGGTGCTGTGCGGCGATGCACTGATCGATCTGGATCTCAGCGAGGCCGTTCGACGCCACCGTGAGAAAGGAGCGA